A genomic stretch from Setaria viridis chromosome 1, Setaria_viridis_v4.0, whole genome shotgun sequence includes:
- the LOC117840705 gene encoding peptidyl-prolyl cis-trans isomerase CYP21-4, which yields MARIKPKQLLIQSKTKKAPSRISYSTIVTWNLIVVLVVLSLYATYRHWHERSAQDIEMDLHQAELAVRPDDSKMTSRPGYAVMNTGKGPITIEIYKDASADVVNRFINLCKSNHFKGMPFRHIIKNFVIQGGDFDFDGAAQEWITKAKASGKNDLSPKHEAFMIGTAKNPNSKGFDLFITTAPIPDLNDKLVVFGRVIKGEDIVQEIEEVDTDEHYQPKTPIGIMNIILKQEP from the exons ATGGCGAGGATAAAGCCCAAGCAATTGCTCATTCAAAGCAAGACCAAGAAGGCTCCATCTCGAATCAGTTACTCTACTATCGTCACATGGAACCTGATTGTCGTCTTGGTTGTGCTATCTCTCTATGCCACTTACAGGCATTGGCATGAAAG ATCAGCCCAAGACATTGAAATGGATCTTCATCAAGCTGAG CTTGCTGTGCGACCAGATGATTCAAAAATGACAAGTAGACCGGGATATGCA GTTATGAACACTGGCAAAGGTCCAATTACTATAGAAATATACAAAGATGCTTCTGCTGATGTTGTGAATAGATTTATCAACTTGTG CAAGAGTAATCACTTCAAAGGAATGCCATTCCGCCATATCATAAAAAATTTTGTAATTCAAGGTGgtgattttgattttgatggAGCTGCCCAAGAATGGATAACAAAAGCGAAAGCCAGTGGGAAAAATGATCTCAG TCCAAAGCACGAAGCATTTATGATTGGGACTGCTAAGAATCCTAATAGCAAAGGATTTGATTTGTTTATCACAACTGCCCCAATTCCTGATTTGAATGACAAGCTTGTTGTATTTGGGCGAGTCATCAAGGGAGAGGATATTGTTCAG GAGATTGAAGAAGTCGACACCGATGAGCATTATCAGCCAAAGACCCCCATAGGCATCATGAACATCATACTAAAACAGGAGCCATGA